DNA from Sphingomonas sp. R1:
CCGAGCGGATCAGCATTCTCGACCATCTGACCAAGGGCAAGTTGCTGGTCGGCGTCGGGTCGGGGACGACGCCCGAGGAGATGATCGGCTTCGCGGTGAACTACAAGGACGCCGGCGCGATCGCCGAGAAGAACCTGGCGCTGGCCGAAGCGCTATGGGCCAAGCAGATGGACGATCCGGCAATCGAGATCGACAACGGCCCACACCAGGGCCGCGTGCTGCAGCGGATCACGCCGGCGCCCTATGGGGACAAGCACGCCCGGCTGATGCCGGTGGCGTTCAAGGAAAGCAGCGTGCGGCGCGCCGCCGTGAACGGCTGGCCGGCATTCATCCCGGCGTTCACCCCGCCGCAGATCTACGGCACCGAAGCCTATAGCCATGTGAAGAAGCATTTCGGCACCTACAAAGCCATGCTGCTCGAGGCGGGACATTCGGACGCGGTGATCGCGGACGCGCTCGGCTGGACCACCCACAGCTATCAGTGCGTCCATCTCGCCGAGACCGACGAGCAGGCGCGCGAGGAGCTGGAGATCATCCTCCGGGGCTATCAGGACGCCGTCGACCGGGAGAACGAATTCAACCGCCGTGCCGAAACCGGCGAGGCCAACAAGAAGGCCGACGTCAACGTCAGCGCGCTGCACGAAGGCTGGATCGGCACCTGGTGCCTCTATGGCTCGCCCGAAACGGTGATCGAGCATCTGCGGCCCTATGCCGAGCTGGGCATCGGCAACATCCTGTGCGGCACCACCACCGGTCCGCTCACCGAGCAGCGGCTGGCCTATGCCAACCAGACGCTCGACCTCCTGTCGCGCAAGGTGATGCCTGCCTTCAAGGGGCGCTGAGCCATGGCCCGCAGGATCGTCGGGATCGGCGGCACGCTGCGCGCAAATTCGTCGAGCGAACTGCTCGCGCGGGCGGTGCTCGCGGAATGCGCGCGGCTGGGGGCGGAGACGCGGATGTTCGGCGGACCGGCGCTCGCGCTGCTGCCGCATTTCAATCCGGAGGAGCCGACCCGCAGCCCCGAGCAGGCCGAACTGGTGGAAGCCGTTCGCGCGGCCGACGCGCTGGTGATCGCGACGCCCGGCTATCATGGCGGCGTCTCGGGCGTGGTGAAGAATGCGCTCGACCTGCTGGAGGATACGCGCGGCGATGCCCGGGTCTATTTCGACGGGATGCCGGTGGGGCTGATCGTTTCCGCCGCCGGCTGGCAGGCGGGCGGGGTGACGCTCGCGGCGCTGCGCGGCATCGTCCACGCAATGCGCGGCTGGCCGACCCCGGTGGGTATCGCGCTCAACTCGATCGAGCAGAAGCCGTTCGGGCCTGACGGCACCATCGTCGATCGGAGCGTGGCCCAGATGGTCGCGGTGCAGGCGCAGCAGCTGATGGCGTTCGCGCTCGCGCCCGCCGCTTGAGAGAAGGTAGGATGATGCGGGAACCGAGCTTCGAGGAGCGCTGTGCGCTCACCGCCGGGGCAGCGATGTGGCAGAGCGTCGCGGTGCCGGAGGCGGGCATCCCCGCCTTCACCATGGCCGACGGGCCGATGGGGGTGGCGAGCGGCAATGTCGACGAGCGCGACGTCTCGCTGCTGACGCCGTGCCCCACCGCGCTCGGCGCCAGCTGGGACCGCGAGACGGCACGCGCGATGGGGCAGGTGGTCGGCAGCGATGCCGTGGCGCGGGGCGTCGATGCGCTGCTTGCCCCCAACCTCAACCTCGCACGCAGCCCGCTGGCGGGGCGTGCGTTCGAGTATTTCTCCGAGGACCCGCTGCTTGCAGGCGCGCTCGGCGCGGCGTGGATCGAGGGGCTGCAATCGACCGGCACGGGCTCGGTCGCCAAGCATCTCGTCTGCAACGACAGCGAAACCGCGCGCGATACGGTGGACGCGCAGGTCGACGAGCGGACGCTGCGCGAAGTCTATCTGCTGCCGTTCGAGATGGCGGCGGCGGCCGGGTGCGCCGGCATGCTCGCCGCCTACAACAAGCTCAACG
Protein-coding regions in this window:
- a CDS encoding LLM class flavin-dependent oxidoreductase, with translation MRFSVFLNARSTSPNQDGRLITDLIDHSDRAAAAGFDAIFMPDHHFNGYMPVASDSFILAGYLAAKHPDLHFGFSVVSVPLHHPVRFAERISILDHLTKGKLLVGVGSGTTPEEMIGFAVNYKDAGAIAEKNLALAEALWAKQMDDPAIEIDNGPHQGRVLQRITPAPYGDKHARLMPVAFKESSVRRAAVNGWPAFIPAFTPPQIYGTEAYSHVKKHFGTYKAMLLEAGHSDAVIADALGWTTHSYQCVHLAETDEQAREELEIILRGYQDAVDRENEFNRRAETGEANKKADVNVSALHEGWIGTWCLYGSPETVIEHLRPYAELGIGNILCGTTTGPLTEQRLAYANQTLDLLSRKVMPAFKGR
- a CDS encoding NADPH-dependent FMN reductase, whose amino-acid sequence is MARRIVGIGGTLRANSSSELLARAVLAECARLGAETRMFGGPALALLPHFNPEEPTRSPEQAELVEAVRAADALVIATPGYHGGVSGVVKNALDLLEDTRGDARVYFDGMPVGLIVSAAGWQAGGVTLAALRGIVHAMRGWPTPVGIALNSIEQKPFGPDGTIVDRSVAQMVAVQAQQLMAFALAPAA